A stretch of the Malus sylvestris chromosome 10, drMalSylv7.2, whole genome shotgun sequence genome encodes the following:
- the LOC126586234 gene encoding 2-hydroxy-palmitic acid dioxygenase mpo1-like: MGRTGLFDLERNFAFHGAYHNNPINIFIHTFLVWPLFFTSVLLFHFTPSLYSFPVHGLELNLGFVFTLAYCLYYIKLDKKAGSLAALICILCWVGASVLGSELGFSKSWKVVLGGQFCSWAGQVIGHGIFEKRAPSNNFLQGLLMGPYFVLLELLHSTFGYEPYPGFHKSVTAKIEADIKDWKAKNQKKVS, translated from the coding sequence atgggGAGGACTGGATTGTTTGATCTTGAAAGGAACTTTGCCTTCCATGGAGCATATCACAACAACCCAATTAACATTTTCATACATACTTTCTTGGTGTGGCCATTGTTCTTCACTTCTGTTCTTCTTTTCCACTTCACACCTTCCCTCTACAGTTTCCCAGTTCATGGCCTCGAATTAAATTTGGGGTTTGTTTTCACGTTGGCGTATTGTTTGTATTACATCAAATTGGACAAGAAAGCTGGGTCCTTGGCAGCTTTGATCTGTATTCTCTGCTGGGTTGGAGCCAGTGTTCTTGGCAGTGAGCTAGGGTTTTCTAAGTCGTGGAAGGTTGTTCTGGGTGGTCAGTTCTGCAGTTGGGCTGGACAGGTCATAGGCCACGGGATATTTGAAAAGAGAGCCCCTTCAAACAACTTTCTTCAAGGACTTCTAATGGGGCCGTACTTTGTGTTGCTGGAGCTACTTCACTCAACTTTTGGGTATGAACCCTATCCAGGGTTTCATAAAAGTGTTACGGCAAAGATTGAAGCTGATATCAAAGATTGGAAGGCCAAGAACCAAAAGAAAGTCTCCTAA